In Nitrospirota bacterium, the following are encoded in one genomic region:
- the gatB gene encoding Asp-tRNA(Asn)/Glu-tRNA(Gln) amidotransferase subunit GatB, which produces MKYEAVIGLEVHAQMLTDSKIFCGCSTRFGSEPNTQTCPVCIGMPGVLPVLNKKAIEFATKTGLATNCKISSYSRFARKNYFYPDLPKGYQISQYELPICEHGFIEIVVDAEIKRIGITRIHMEEDAGKNIHEGAGNYSFVDLNRAGVPLMEIVSEPDIRSPREAAEYMKKLRAILRYLGVCDGNMEQGSLRCDANVSIRPVGQKEYGTRAEVKNINSFKFVEKALEYEIKRQIKVIEEGRKIIQETRLWDSNKGITESMRGKEEAHDYHYFPEPDLVPITVEQKWIDGLKASLPELPDAKRKRFASEYGLSEYDADLLTSEKTLAEWFEEAVRSGGQPKAVANWMMGELAKLLNEENKSIEECQLKPKQLTEMLKLMDNGTISGKIAKTVFEEMYKTCKDAETIVKEKGLIQISDTSEIEKAVDEVVAKNPKEVERFKAGDEKLLGFFVGQIMKLTKGKANPQIVNEIVKKKLT; this is translated from the coding sequence ATGAAATACGAAGCGGTGATAGGCCTTGAAGTTCATGCTCAGATGCTGACGGACAGCAAAATATTCTGCGGCTGCTCCACAAGATTCGGCTCGGAGCCAAACACACAGACATGCCCTGTGTGCATAGGCATGCCGGGTGTGCTTCCTGTTTTAAATAAAAAAGCAATAGAGTTCGCAACAAAGACAGGCTTGGCAACTAACTGCAAGATTTCTTCTTACAGCAGGTTTGCGCGAAAGAATTATTTTTATCCAGACCTTCCAAAAGGCTATCAGATAAGCCAGTATGAACTTCCGATATGCGAGCATGGTTTTATTGAGATTGTTGTTGACGCTGAGATTAAAAGAATCGGCATAACAAGGATTCACATGGAAGAGGATGCCGGAAAGAACATCCACGAGGGTGCAGGGAACTACAGCTTCGTTGACCTCAACAGGGCTGGAGTGCCATTGATGGAGATTGTATCCGAGCCTGATATAAGAAGTCCGAGAGAGGCAGCGGAATACATGAAAAAACTCAGGGCAATCCTGAGGTATCTCGGAGTATGCGATGGGAACATGGAGCAGGGCTCCTTAAGATGCGATGCAAATGTATCCATCAGGCCTGTCGGACAAAAAGAATACGGCACAAGAGCAGAGGTCAAGAACATCAATTCATTTAAATTTGTTGAAAAGGCGCTTGAATATGAGATAAAACGTCAGATTAAAGTTATTGAAGAAGGCAGGAAAATTATTCAGGAAACAAGGTTATGGGATTCAAACAAAGGAATTACAGAATCCATGCGCGGCAAGGAAGAGGCGCATGACTACCATTATTTCCCTGAGCCGGACCTTGTGCCGATAACAGTTGAGCAGAAATGGATTGATGGGCTTAAGGCGTCTTTGCCTGAACTTCCTGATGCCAAGAGGAAAAGATTTGCATCTGAATATGGATTGTCTGAATACGATGCGGATTTATTGACATCTGAGAAAACTCTTGCTGAGTGGTTTGAAGAAGCAGTAAGGTCAGGCGGACAGCCAAAGGCAGTGGCAAACTGGATGATGGGCGAGCTGGCAAAACTCCTGAATGAAGAGAATAAATCCATAGAGGAATGCCAGTTAAAACCAAAACAGCTTACTGAGATGCTAAAGCTCATGGACAACGGCACAATCAGCGGAAAGATTGCAAAGACTGTGTTTGAAGAGATGTATAAAACGTGCAAAGACGCAGAAACTATTGTAAAAGAAAAAGGACTCATTCAGATAAGCGATACATCAGAAATAGAAAAGGCTGTTGATGAGGTAGTTGCAAAAAATCCCAAAGAAGTTGAACGATTTAAGGCAGGGGATGAAAAACTCTTAGGCTTTTTTGTAGGTCAGATTATGAAGCTCACAAAAGGCAAGGCAAATCCCCAGATTGTGAATGAGATTGTGAAAAAGAAACTTACATAG
- the gatA gene encoding Asp-tRNA(Asn)/Glu-tRNA(Gln) amidotransferase subunit GatA: MELYRLNISEARELLDKRKITAKELLDSIYQRIESVDSKVKAFVTLSKEQAYGMADAAQKQIKEGGPLTVQGIPVGIKDNMCTKGIRTTCSSKILENFIPPYESAVTSRLSENGYVLIGKTNLDEFAMGSSTENSGFFTTRNPWDIERIPGGSSGGSAAAVAADECIAALGSDTGGSIRQPAALCGVVGLKPTYGRVSRYGLVAFASSLDQIGPITKNVKDSAILLNIISGKDPFDSTSAPVAVPDFTKVLGSEIKGLKIGIPKEYFIKGMDREIEESVKTAIKKLESLGAIPVEISLPHTEYAVAAYYVLATSEASSNLARYDGVKYGFRAAGKDLMEMYMNTRAQGFGAEVKRRIMLGTYALSSGYYDAYYKKAQQARTLIKADFEKVFNSVDMIVTPTSPTAAFKSGEKTDDPLQMYLSDIFTISVNLAGIPAISIPCGFTSNNLPIGLQIIGKHFDEESILKAAYAYEQSTDWHKRKPNL, from the coding sequence TTGGAACTTTACAGGCTTAACATTTCTGAAGCAAGGGAACTGCTTGATAAAAGGAAAATCACTGCAAAGGAACTTCTGGATTCCATATATCAGAGGATTGAATCTGTTGACAGTAAAGTAAAGGCATTTGTCACCTTGTCAAAAGAGCAGGCTTATGGGATGGCTGATGCTGCTCAAAAGCAGATAAAGGAAGGCGGGCCTTTGACTGTTCAGGGCATTCCGGTTGGAATTAAGGATAACATGTGCACAAAAGGCATACGCACTACCTGTTCGTCAAAAATCCTCGAAAACTTTATCCCGCCTTATGAGAGCGCTGTAACGTCAAGGCTAAGTGAAAATGGGTATGTACTAATCGGAAAGACAAATCTCGATGAATTTGCAATGGGGTCGTCAACTGAGAATTCGGGTTTCTTCACAACAAGAAATCCATGGGATATTGAAAGAATTCCGGGCGGTTCAAGCGGAGGCTCTGCAGCAGCGGTTGCTGCAGATGAATGTATTGCCGCTCTCGGTTCCGACACAGGCGGCTCAATAAGACAGCCGGCGGCATTGTGCGGCGTAGTAGGGTTAAAGCCTACTTACGGAAGGGTTTCAAGATACGGACTTGTTGCATTTGCATCATCATTAGACCAGATAGGGCCCATCACAAAAAATGTAAAAGACTCAGCCATACTGCTGAATATAATTTCAGGGAAAGACCCTTTTGATTCCACATCTGCGCCTGTTGCTGTTCCTGATTTCACGAAAGTACTGGGAAGCGAAATTAAAGGGTTAAAGATAGGTATTCCAAAGGAATATTTTATTAAAGGAATGGACAGGGAAATAGAAGAATCCGTTAAAACTGCCATCAAGAAGCTTGAATCCCTCGGCGCAATACCTGTTGAGATATCTTTACCGCACACAGAATATGCGGTTGCAGCTTACTATGTGCTTGCAACATCAGAGGCTTCATCCAATCTCGCGAGATATGACGGCGTTAAATACGGTTTCAGGGCAGCAGGCAAAGACCTGATGGAAATGTATATGAACACACGGGCTCAGGGATTTGGGGCTGAGGTGAAAAGAAGGATAATGCTTGGGACTTATGCGCTCTCGTCAGGCTATTACGATGCTTATTACAAAAAGGCGCAGCAGGCAAGGACCTTGATAAAAGCGGATTTTGAAAAGGTGTTTAATAGCGTTGATATGATTGTCACACCCACATCTCCGACAGCGGCGTTTAAATCAGGAGAAAAGACAGACGACCCGCTGCAGATGTATCTCTCTGACATATTCACAATCTCTGTAAACCTTGCAGGAATACCTGCAATCTCAATCCCGTGCGGATTCACATCAAACAATCTTCCAATTGGTTTGCAGATTATCGGGAAGCACTTTGACGAGGAGAGCATTCTGAAAGCAGCATACGCTTATGAACAATCAACAGACTGGCATAAGAGGAAGCCGAATTTATGA
- the cobU gene encoding bifunctional adenosylcobinamide kinase/adenosylcobinamide-phosphate guanylyltransferase codes for MITFIIGGARSGKSSFALNLANNYTSAKEGVRGRDEISSTPKKAYIATAQALDDEMRERIEKHKKERPEEWMTFEEPLNITTLIKDIQDQYEVILLDCLTLWLSNLMLNNFDTNKEIESLINALRLTPNAPRMFIVSNEVGMGIVPENELSRRFRDLAGYLNRKVAEIADEAYLVTAGIPIKIK; via the coding sequence TTGATAACATTCATCATCGGCGGAGCAAGAAGCGGAAAAAGTTCGTTTGCCCTGAATCTTGCAAATAATTACACCTCTGCTAAAGAGGGGGTTCGTGGTAGAGACGAAATCTCCTCCACGCCCAAGAAGGCATATATTGCAACTGCACAGGCGCTGGATGATGAGATGAGAGAGAGAATTGAAAAACATAAAAAAGAGCGGCCAGAAGAGTGGATGACATTTGAAGAACCGTTGAATATCACCACATTAATAAAGGATATCCAGGACCAATACGAAGTGATTCTTCTTGACTGCCTGACATTGTGGTTATCTAACCTGATGCTAAACAATTTTGATACCAATAAAGAAATTGAAAGTTTGATTAACGCATTACGCTTAACACCTAACGCTCCACGCATGTTTATTGTCTCAAATGAAGTCGGGATGGGTATTGTCCCTGAAAATGAACTGTCAAGGAGATTCAGGGATTTAGCAGGCTATTTAAACCGGAAGGTTGCTGAGATTGCTGATGAGGCGTATCTTGTGACTGCGGGAATACCGATAAAAATAAAATAA
- the cobT gene encoding nicotinate-nucleotide--dimethylbenzimidazole phosphoribosyltransferase, translating to MELLNTTLSSIKLINREWSDIAQKHLDNLTKPLGSLGRLEEFARKFVAITENKNPILDKKVVFTFAGDHGVTEEGVSAFPKEVTQQMVFNFLRGGAGINVLARHAGADVVVVDIGVDHDFGEIEGLINLKVINGTKNFAKEPAMTREEAIKCMETGIELADGYAKKGYKIFGTGDMGIGNTTPSSAIAAVLTGRPVSEVTGKGTGITGESLQNKIKVIEKGINLNKPNSNDAIDVLSKVGGAEIGGIAGLILGAASNRIPVVIDGFISTAGALIAYCIDPKVKDYIFAAHNSVEIGHKAMLDKMGLMPILDLNLRLGEGTGAALAMLMIEAGLKIYKEMATFGEAGVSEKA from the coding sequence ATGGAGTTACTAAATACAACCTTAAGCAGCATCAAACTAATAAACAGAGAGTGGTCTGACATTGCGCAAAAACATCTCGACAACCTCACAAAACCGCTCGGCAGCCTCGGAAGGCTTGAGGAGTTTGCAAGAAAATTTGTTGCCATAACAGAAAATAAAAATCCGATACTTGATAAAAAAGTTGTCTTTACCTTTGCCGGCGACCACGGCGTAACAGAGGAAGGAGTTTCTGCTTTTCCAAAAGAAGTAACACAGCAGATGGTATTTAATTTTCTGAGGGGCGGCGCAGGGATAAATGTGCTTGCGCGTCACGCAGGCGCTGATGTTGTCGTTGTGGATATCGGTGTGGACCATGATTTCGGGGAGATTGAGGGGCTTATAAATCTAAAGGTAATAAACGGCACAAAAAACTTCGCAAAAGAACCTGCCATGACAAGAGAGGAAGCAATAAAGTGCATGGAAACAGGAATTGAGCTTGCTGATGGATATGCAAAGAAAGGTTATAAGATATTCGGCACAGGCGATATGGGAATCGGCAACACAACACCGTCAAGCGCCATTGCAGCAGTGCTTACAGGCAGGCCTGTTTCAGAAGTAACCGGCAAAGGCACCGGAATAACTGGTGAATCACTTCAAAACAAGATTAAGGTCATTGAAAAAGGTATTAATCTAAACAAGCCAAACTCTAATGATGCGATAGATGTGCTTTCAAAGGTTGGCGGCGCAGAGATTGGCGGCATCGCAGGGTTAATACTCGGCGCAGCATCAAACAGGATTCCGGTTGTGATTGACGGATTCATATCAACTGCAGGCGCATTAATCGCATATTGCATTGACCCAAAAGTTAAGGATTACATATTTGCAGCGCATAATTCCGTTGAAATAGGGCATAAGGCAATGCTTGATAAAATGGGGCTAATGCCGATACTTGATTTGAATTTAAGGCTCGGTGAAGGAACAGGAGCAGCGCTTGCAATGCTCATGATAGAGGCCGGACTAAAGATATATAAAGAAATGGCGACATTCGGCGAGGCAGGGGTTTCAGAAAAGGCTTAG
- the cobS gene encoding adenosylcobinamide-GDP ribazoletransferase: MIKQMLLAFQFLTLIPVKSRMTVNEDDIAKSASVFVIVGFIQGILLITADYVSGIFFHQDLVIAIVLLMLVLSNGGFHLDGLADTFDAIAVKSSGDFEKDKEKRLSVMKDSSTGPAGVTAIVFILLLKYSALKNLSHFLPFTYYSSLLLMPVFSKWAMVVSMLHGKAAREDGLGKIFMNKTGFKETAISTLLLILILILIQALSSRYALGNQHVFYAILFGVLYSFCRISVHFFNKKFGGLTGDTLGAISELTEIAFLFMVIIWSRLSI, translated from the coding sequence ATGATAAAACAGATGTTACTTGCATTTCAGTTTCTGACGCTAATACCAGTTAAGTCACGCATGACGGTTAATGAGGATGATATTGCAAAAAGCGCATCGGTCTTTGTTATAGTCGGTTTCATTCAGGGAATATTGTTGATAACTGCGGACTATGTATCAGGCATATTTTTCCATCAGGATCTTGTTATTGCAATAGTATTGCTCATGCTTGTGCTGTCAAATGGAGGATTTCATCTTGACGGGCTTGCGGACACGTTTGACGCCATTGCCGTTAAGTCATCAGGTGATTTTGAGAAGGATAAAGAAAAAAGGCTCTCTGTGATGAAAGACAGTTCAACGGGCCCTGCCGGCGTGACAGCGATAGTTTTTATACTGCTGCTGAAGTATTCGGCTCTCAAAAACCTGTCACATTTTCTGCCGTTTACTTATTATTCATCACTGCTTCTTATGCCGGTATTTTCAAAGTGGGCAATGGTTGTGTCAATGCTTCACGGCAAGGCTGCGCGGGAAGATGGTTTGGGGAAAATCTTTATGAACAAAACCGGCTTTAAAGAGACTGCAATTTCTACTTTGCTTCTTATTCTGATATTAATATTAATACAGGCGCTCTCAAGCCGTTATGCTCTTGGAAATCAGCATGTTTTTTATGCGATTCTCTTTGGAGTATTGTATTCTTTCTGCCGCATATCAGTTCATTTCTTTAACAAAAAATTTGGCGGGCTGACAGGGGATACGCTTGGCGCAATAAGCGAGCTTACGGAAATAGCCTTTTTGTTTATGGTGATAATATGGTCACGACTCTCTATTTAA
- a CDS encoding histidine phosphatase family protein, with translation MVTTLYLIRHGATEGSETKRYKGSIDVPMSEKGIEQIKGTSVFIQNMIQDKKNHESCILHSASSKLSAVYCSPLSRALKSAEIIAEPYDLKPIAIEDLRERSFGIWEGMTFTEIKENYPQEFEAWAGNPLTYSPVDGESTVEVRERTVKAVDSLLSNHNSEHIAIVAHGGVNRIILCHIMGIPLENIFRIEQDFAAVNIIEFWEKYPVVKLLNGAACG, from the coding sequence ATGGTCACGACTCTCTATTTAATCAGGCACGGCGCAACAGAAGGAAGCGAGACAAAGCGCTATAAAGGAAGTATTGACGTGCCTATGTCTGAAAAGGGAATTGAGCAGATTAAAGGGACATCGGTATTTATACAGAATATGATACAGGATAAAAAAAATCATGAATCGTGCATCCTGCATAGCGCATCTTCTAAGTTATCTGCTGTTTACTGTTCTCCCCTAAGCAGGGCATTAAAAAGTGCTGAGATAATAGCAGAACCATACGATTTAAAGCCCATTGCAATAGAAGACCTGAGAGAAAGAAGCTTTGGTATATGGGAGGGCATGACCTTCACAGAAATAAAAGAGAACTACCCTCAGGAGTTTGAGGCGTGGGCAGGAAATCCCCTCACATACAGCCCTGTTGATGGAGAAAGCACTGTTGAGGTAAGAGAGAGGACAGTAAAGGCGGTGGACAGCCTATTAAGCAATCACAACAGCGAGCATATAGCAATTGTTGCGCATGGCGGCGTGAATAGGATAATCCTCTGCCATATAATGGGAATCCCTCTGGAAAACATATTCAGAATTGAACAGGATTTTGCAGCAGTGAACATAATAGAGTTCTGGGAAAAATATCCGGTTGTAAAACTTTTAAATGGAGCCGCTTGTGGCTAA
- a CDS encoding cobyric acid synthase — MAKSLMIQGTGSGAGKSLLVAALCRIFKDSGVNAAPFKAQNMALNSYITLEGGEIGRAQALQAEAAKIEPTVDMNPILLKASGEAGSQVIIHGKVNSTMKAREYYAFKKEAWKAVTKSFNRLSKKHELIIMEGAGSPAEINLMDVDIVNMSIAKHAKAPVILVGDIDKGGVFASLYGTVKLLGKDSRHIKAYVINKFRGDLSILKPGLEMINEKTGKPVIGVLPYINNIDLPEEDGLSLQSSNSKFKIQNLKSEKIKIKIVILHLQYISNFTDFDPFMHEPDVEIVYSRNPAEIENADMVIIPGSKNTVKDLMFLKESRLDESIKQAFSKGIQIMGMCGGYQMLGKKIYDPHSIESPHKEADGLGLLNIETTFGKEKTTCQIEGELVRSSELGVKSSENTKITGYEIHLGISRGDIGLFKLRRLSSNSSLILDGSMNGNCWGTYIHGIFENDSFRRGIINSIREQRGLSPIDSTIKYSEMKEKAIDNLADIVKQNLDMAFINRIIGL; from the coding sequence GTGGCTAAATCACTGATGATTCAGGGTACAGGCTCCGGCGCAGGGAAAAGCCTGCTCGTTGCCGCCCTATGCAGAATTTTTAAAGACAGCGGAGTAAATGCGGCGCCGTTTAAAGCTCAGAACATGGCATTGAATTCTTATATAACACTTGAGGGCGGAGAGATAGGAAGGGCGCAGGCGCTTCAGGCAGAGGCAGCAAAGATAGAGCCGACAGTTGATATGAATCCCATTCTGCTCAAGGCATCCGGTGAGGCGGGCTCGCAGGTTATTATTCACGGCAAGGTTAACAGCACGATGAAGGCGCGGGAATACTATGCCTTCAAAAAAGAGGCGTGGAAAGCGGTAACAAAATCATTCAACAGGCTTTCCAAAAAACATGAACTGATAATAATGGAAGGCGCGGGAAGCCCTGCGGAAATAAATCTCATGGATGTTGACATTGTGAATATGTCTATTGCGAAACACGCAAAAGCTCCTGTGATTTTAGTCGGTGATATAGATAAGGGCGGTGTGTTTGCATCGCTTTATGGAACCGTTAAACTCCTCGGTAAAGACAGCAGACACATTAAGGCATATGTGATAAATAAATTCCGCGGAGACCTGTCAATTCTCAAGCCCGGGCTTGAAATGATTAACGAAAAGACTGGAAAACCAGTGATAGGCGTATTGCCTTACATTAACAATATAGATTTGCCTGAAGAGGATGGATTATCGCTGCAAAGCAGCAATTCAAAATTTAAAATTCAAAATTTAAAATCAGAAAAGATAAAAATCAAGATAGTTATATTGCACCTTCAATATATTTCCAATTTCACTGATTTTGATCCTTTCATGCATGAGCCTGATGTTGAGATTGTTTATTCCAGAAACCCGGCAGAGATAGAGAATGCTGACATGGTAATTATTCCCGGCTCAAAAAATACCGTAAAAGACCTTATGTTTCTAAAGGAGAGCCGTCTTGATGAAAGCATTAAACAAGCTTTTTCAAAAGGCATACAGATTATGGGCATGTGCGGCGGATACCAGATGCTCGGGAAAAAGATATACGACCCTCACAGCATTGAAAGTCCTCATAAAGAAGCGGATGGATTAGGGCTTCTGAATATAGAGACAACATTTGGAAAAGAAAAGACGACCTGCCAAATAGAGGGAGAATTAGTTAGAAGTTCAGAGTTAGGAGTTAAGAGTTCAGAAAATACAAAAATAACAGGCTATGAGATTCATCTGGGCATCAGCAGAGGAGATATTGGATTATTTAAACTCAGAAGGCTTTCCTCAAACTCGTCACTCATTCTTGATGGTTCGATGAACGGCAACTGCTGGGGGACATATATCCATGGAATCTTTGAGAACGATTCATTCAGAAGGGGGATAATAAATTCTATCAGAGAACAAAGGGGGCTTTCTCCCATTGATTCAACTATAAAGTATTCTGAAATGAAGGAAAAGGCGATTGACAACCTCGCTGATATTGTGAAACAGAATTTAGATATGGCTTTTATAAACAGGATTATCGGGCTATGA
- the cobD gene encoding cobalamin biosynthesis protein CobD, whose amino-acid sequence MTDFLQYAPIILLFSALSISPALLILAFLLDFVIGDPRWLPHPVRMMGGTISRTEIYLRKLKVSEKLKGILLVTTIVGMTFIITWFTVNILSRMSLTSHFLLLTSYLLLIYLTSTTIAVRELINSAGAVIEAVTNSSIEFARERLSIIVGRDTHALTEKEILKATMESLAENLSDGVIAPIFYLVVGGLPLAMAYKAINTLDSMVGYRNDKYIHFGWAAARLDDIANYIPARITGLLIVVVSFFVSRSLFTVHCSLKTMLRDGRKHLSPNSGMPEAAMAGALGIRMGGPAAYGGIVIEKPYIGNVRTEDYSRASAQAITIVKASSVLGIATAIAVLLLKGGA is encoded by the coding sequence ATGACAGATTTTCTTCAATATGCCCCAATAATTCTTCTTTTTTCGGCGTTAAGTATTTCTCCTGCCCTTCTGATACTGGCTTTTCTGCTTGACTTTGTCATTGGCGACCCGCGCTGGCTGCCGCATCCTGTAAGAATGATGGGAGGAACAATAAGCAGAACAGAAATATATCTGAGAAAATTAAAAGTGAGTGAAAAACTTAAAGGCATCCTTTTAGTAACCACAATTGTTGGAATGACTTTTATTATTACGTGGTTCACAGTTAATATTTTATCGCGTATGTCTTTGACTTCTCACTTCCTGCTTCTCACTTCTTACTTGTTGCTTATTTATCTTACTTCAACCACAATCGCTGTCCGTGAATTAATTAACTCTGCAGGAGCAGTGATTGAAGCTGTAACAAACAGCAGTATTGAATTTGCAAGGGAAAGGCTCTCAATAATTGTTGGACGTGACACCCATGCCCTCACAGAAAAAGAGATACTTAAGGCAACAATGGAGAGCCTCGCTGAAAACCTCTCGGACGGCGTTATAGCTCCTATATTTTATCTCGTTGTCGGAGGGCTTCCGCTTGCCATGGCATATAAGGCGATAAATACGCTTGATTCGATGGTTGGGTATAGGAATGACAAGTATATTCATTTCGGATGGGCTGCAGCCAGACTGGATGATATTGCCAATTATATACCCGCAAGGATAACAGGCCTATTAATTGTTGTGGTATCTTTTTTCGTTTCCCGTTCACTGTTCACTGTTCACTGTTCACTAAAAACAATGCTCCGTGACGGCAGGAAACACTTGAGCCCGAACAGCGGAATGCCTGAGGCTGCGATGGCAGGCGCACTCGGAATCAGAATGGGAGGCCCAGCTGCATACGGAGGTATTGTTATTGAAAAACCATACATCGGCAATGTAAGGACAGAGGACTACAGCAGGGCATCCGCGCAGGCTATAACTATTGTAAAGGCATCCTCTGTTTTAGGCATCGCGACAGCTATCGCAGTCTTACTCTTAAAAGGAGGGGCATGA
- a CDS encoding threonine-phosphate decarboxylase, with product MMQETHGGNIYALSEKFRLNEKNIIDFSASINPLGVPESVISAIKDNIKYLHNYPDPDAKRLRLQIAKQHKINPESIICGNGSTELIYLVARALRPERVLIPAPTFSEYERACEISCKLKVESYRLKQENDFDIDTDKFIQKMKGCDVAFLCNPNNPTGRVLKKADVIKIADASKKLKCYLVVDEAFIDFVPEESVIKEVAKNPSLIVLRSLTKFYALSGLRIGYGVFPLNITETIKKHKEPWTVNTLAQTAGIAAFKDTAFKKKTFRVIKREKDFLEKEFKRLEISYIPSQANYYLLRINHAKEIISALRNKGILVRDCSNFKGLDGKHIRIAVKSRKDNMRLLKELSNFLDVIPAKAGIQKTNKLDSASSAE from the coding sequence ATGATGCAGGAAACTCACGGAGGGAACATCTATGCCCTTTCAGAAAAATTCCGTCTGAATGAAAAGAACATAATAGATTTCAGCGCTTCTATTAATCCTCTCGGCGTTCCTGAAAGCGTAATTTCAGCGATAAAAGACAATATAAAGTATCTGCATAATTACCCTGATCCAGATGCGAAAAGATTAAGGCTGCAGATAGCAAAGCAACACAAGATAAATCCTGAATCCATCATATGCGGAAACGGCAGCACAGAGCTGATCTACCTTGTGGCCCGTGCATTGAGGCCTGAGAGGGTTCTTATCCCTGCGCCGACATTTTCTGAATATGAGAGGGCATGCGAAATAAGTTGCAAGTTAAAAGTTGAAAGTTACCGGTTGAAACAAGAAAATGACTTTGATATAGATACTGATAAATTTATACAAAAAATGAAAGGCTGCGATGTGGCTTTCCTCTGCAATCCCAACAACCCTACAGGCAGGGTGCTTAAAAAAGCTGATGTAATAAAAATTGCAGATGCTTCAAAAAAACTTAAATGTTATCTCGTCGTTGATGAGGCGTTTATAGATTTTGTGCCGGAAGAAAGCGTAATCAAAGAGGTTGCAAAAAATCCCTCTCTGATTGTGCTGAGATCACTAACAAAATTTTATGCCTTGTCCGGCTTAAGAATTGGATACGGAGTATTTCCATTAAATATTACTGAAACCATAAAAAAGCATAAAGAGCCGTGGACAGTGAACACCCTCGCACAAACAGCGGGGATTGCAGCTTTCAAAGATACTGCATTCAAAAAAAAGACCTTCAGGGTAATCAAGCGGGAAAAAGATTTTCTGGAAAAGGAATTCAAAAGACTGGAGATTAGCTATATCCCGTCACAAGCAAATTATTATTTATTAAGGATAAACCATGCAAAAGAAATAATATCGGCATTGAGGAATAAGGGCATCCTTGTGAGGGATTGTTCCAATTTCAAAGGACTGGACGGGAAACACATAAGAATTGCGGTTAAATCAAGGAAGGACAATATGCGATTACTAAAAGAACTGT